One stretch of Streptomyces sp. A2-16 DNA includes these proteins:
- the iolD gene encoding 3D-(3,5/4)-trihydroxycyclohexane-1,2-dione acylhydrolase (decyclizing), translating into MSTTTRLTVAQALVRFLSVQYTERDGVRHRLIAGTWGIFGHGNVAGIGQALLEAGEDAMPFHQGRNEQAMVHAAVGHARQLNRLSAQAVTTSIGPGATNLVTGAALATINRLPVLLLPGDYFATRAADPLLQQLEHPTEADVSVNDTLRPVSRFFDRIHRPEALIPSALQAMRVLADPAETGAVTLALPQDVQAEAYDWPEEFFAERVWRARRPAPDPVELAEAVRAIRGAARPLIVAGGGVHHSEAEEALKALVDATGIPVTSTQAGKGSLRHDHPADLGGVGHTGTAVADDLARTADLVIGVGTRYSDFTTASGTLFQNPDVRFLNLNITAFDAHKLAARTVVCDARAGLEALASALAGHRVDVAYAAEYGTGKERWEQVVDRAYRADDENAVPTQTQLLGALDAVVGDDDVVINAAGSLPGDLHKLWRARSPRQYHLEYGYSCMGYEIPAAIGVQQATPDTPVWALVGDGTYLMMPTELVTAVQEGLPINLVLIQNHGYASIGGLSESVGGERFGTAYRYRAADGTFSGAPLPVDLAANAASLGMDVLRAKTVRELREALATARASDRPTCVYVETDTATPTAPPAEAWWDVPVAETASREAAVRARTEYDRQTAARRTHL; encoded by the coding sequence ATGAGCACCACCACCCGCCTGACCGTCGCCCAAGCCCTGGTGCGGTTCCTCTCCGTCCAGTACACGGAGCGGGACGGCGTACGGCACCGGCTGATCGCCGGGACCTGGGGCATCTTCGGCCACGGAAACGTGGCGGGCATCGGCCAGGCCCTCCTGGAGGCGGGCGAGGACGCGATGCCGTTCCACCAGGGCCGCAACGAGCAGGCGATGGTGCACGCGGCCGTCGGCCACGCGCGGCAGCTCAACCGGCTGTCGGCCCAGGCGGTCACCACCTCGATCGGCCCCGGGGCCACGAACCTGGTCACCGGCGCGGCCCTCGCGACGATCAACCGCCTCCCGGTCCTGCTCCTGCCCGGCGACTACTTCGCCACCCGCGCCGCCGACCCGCTCCTGCAGCAGCTGGAGCACCCGACGGAGGCGGACGTGTCGGTGAACGACACCCTGCGCCCGGTGTCCCGCTTCTTCGACCGGATCCACCGCCCCGAGGCCCTGATCCCCTCCGCGCTCCAGGCGATGCGGGTCCTCGCCGACCCGGCCGAGACCGGCGCGGTCACCCTCGCCCTGCCCCAGGACGTCCAGGCGGAGGCGTACGACTGGCCGGAGGAGTTCTTCGCCGAGCGGGTGTGGCGGGCACGGCGCCCCGCGCCCGACCCCGTGGAGCTGGCCGAGGCGGTGCGGGCGATCCGCGGGGCCGCGCGCCCGCTGATCGTGGCGGGCGGCGGGGTCCACCACAGCGAGGCCGAGGAGGCCCTGAAGGCCCTGGTGGACGCCACCGGCATCCCCGTCACGTCCACCCAGGCGGGCAAGGGCTCCCTGCGCCACGACCACCCCGCGGACCTCGGCGGCGTCGGCCACACCGGTACGGCGGTCGCCGACGACCTCGCGCGCACCGCGGACCTGGTCATCGGCGTGGGCACCCGCTACTCCGACTTCACCACCGCCTCCGGCACCCTCTTCCAGAACCCGGACGTGCGCTTCCTCAACCTCAACATCACCGCCTTCGACGCCCACAAGCTGGCCGCGCGGACGGTCGTGTGCGACGCGCGGGCGGGTCTGGAGGCGCTGGCGTCGGCGCTGGCGGGCCACCGCGTGGACGTGGCGTACGCGGCCGAGTACGGCACGGGCAAGGAGCGCTGGGAGCAGGTGGTGGACCGGGCCTACCGCGCCGACGACGAGAACGCCGTACCGACCCAGACCCAGCTGCTCGGCGCGCTGGACGCGGTCGTCGGCGACGACGACGTGGTGATCAACGCGGCGGGCTCGCTCCCCGGCGACCTGCACAAGCTGTGGCGGGCCCGCAGCCCGCGCCAGTACCACCTGGAGTACGGGTACTCCTGCATGGGCTACGAGATCCCGGCGGCGATCGGCGTCCAGCAGGCGACCCCGGACACCCCCGTGTGGGCGCTGGTCGGCGACGGCACGTACCTGATGATGCCGACGGAGCTGGTCACGGCCGTCCAGGAGGGCCTGCCGATCAACCTGGTCCTCATCCAGAACCACGGGTACGCCTCGATCGGCGGCCTGTCGGAGTCGGTGGGCGGCGAGCGGTTCGGCACGGCGTACCGCTACCGGGCCGCCGACGGCACCTTCAGCGGGGCCCCTCTCCCGGTCGACCTGGCCGCCAACGCGGCGAGCCTCGGCATGGACGTGCTGCGCGCCAAGACCGTACGGGAGCTGCGCGAGGCCCTGGCCACGGCCCGCGCCTCGGACCGCCCGACCTGCGTCTACGTCGAGACGGACACCGCGACCCCGACCGCTCCCCCGGCGGAGGCGTGGTGGGACGTGCCGGTGGCCGAGACGGCGTCGCGGGAGGCCGCCGTGCGGGCGCGGACCGAGTACGACCGGCAGACGGCCGCGCGCCGCACCCACCTCTGA
- a CDS encoding glycosyltransferase has product MMRNGTLVPGSGRPVGAPDWPGPPPPVASAAELPPLPTLSRIKVLHVITRLHAGAGGNTLLSALGMDPDRYEVWIAGVPGGGLWDRARAAGVRTVEIPGFRHTLTPVDVLVLWRLTRLIRRERFTVVHTHSAKGGFLGRVAARLCRTPVVVHTFHGVSFHPYQSRARRLLYRRLERATRRFTHRFLAVAPRVAEQAVEERLAPPGRVQVVPSAIDLPHIPERFDPLARRVLGPPRSTALVGTVGRLDTQKAPLDFVRMAAVLRVERPDTAFVMIGDGPLEADVRRLAAELGVELILTGHRADAAWLVAGLDVFVITSLYEGLGRALTEALATARPVVATAVNGVPDLVEHGATGLLVDPADPDRAALAVRWLLDHPRQAAEMGRQGRRRVRGDFTQQAMCAALDACYRDLLGLPPTGQVPDRARRPTGAAPGRPTCA; this is encoded by the coding sequence ATGATGCGGAACGGGACGCTCGTCCCCGGCTCGGGACGGCCGGTCGGAGCCCCCGACTGGCCGGGACCGCCCCCACCGGTGGCGTCGGCGGCGGAGCTGCCGCCCCTGCCGACGCTCTCCCGCATCAAGGTCCTCCATGTCATCACCCGCCTGCATGCCGGGGCCGGCGGCAACACCCTGCTGTCGGCCCTGGGCATGGACCCCGACCGCTACGAGGTCTGGATCGCCGGGGTGCCCGGCGGCGGCCTCTGGGACAGGGCCCGTGCCGCCGGGGTGCGCACGGTGGAGATACCCGGATTCCGGCACACCCTGACCCCCGTGGACGTGCTGGTGCTGTGGCGGCTGACGCGGCTCATCAGGCGCGAACGGTTCACCGTCGTGCACACCCACTCCGCCAAGGGCGGCTTCCTCGGGCGCGTCGCCGCCCGGCTGTGCCGCACTCCGGTGGTGGTGCACACCTTCCACGGCGTGAGCTTCCATCCGTACCAGTCCCGCGCCCGGCGGCTGCTCTACCGCCGCCTCGAACGCGCCACCCGGCGCTTCACCCACCGCTTCCTCGCCGTCGCCCCCCGCGTGGCCGAGCAGGCCGTCGAGGAACGCCTCGCCCCGCCCGGACGCGTCCAGGTCGTTCCCTCGGCGATCGACCTGCCGCACATCCCCGAACGGTTCGATCCCCTCGCCCGCCGGGTCCTCGGGCCACCGCGCTCCACGGCCCTCGTCGGCACCGTCGGTCGGCTGGACACCCAGAAGGCCCCCCTGGACTTCGTCCGCATGGCGGCCGTGCTCCGCGTCGAGCGCCCCGACACGGCCTTCGTGATGATCGGTGACGGTCCGCTGGAGGCGGATGTGCGGCGGCTCGCCGCGGAGCTGGGTGTCGAGCTGATCCTGACCGGCCACCGGGCGGACGCCGCCTGGTTGGTCGCCGGTCTCGACGTCTTCGTGATCACCTCGCTGTACGAAGGGCTCGGCAGGGCGCTCACCGAGGCCCTCGCCACGGCCCGACCGGTCGTCGCCACGGCCGTGAACGGAGTACCGGACCTGGTGGAGCACGGCGCCACGGGACTGCTCGTCGACCCCGCCGACCCGGACCGTGCCGCCCTGGCCGTCCGCTGGCTGCTCGACCACCCCCGACAGGCCGCCGAGATGGGCCGCCAGGGCCGGCGCCGGGTCCGCGGCGACTTCACCCAGCAGGCCATGTGCGCGGCCCTCGACGCCTGCTACCGCGACCTGCTCGGTCTCCCGCCGACCGGCCAGGTCCCTGACCGGGCCCGCCGCCCCACCGGCGCCGCCCCCGGGAGACCGACATGCGCCTGA
- a CDS encoding dTDP-glucose 4,6-dehydratase, with amino-acid sequence MTTTRILVTGGAGFIGSHYVRTLCGAHGPPDVAVTVLDQLTHAGDPADLDDIPDGDRLAFVPGDICDRDLVDGLLAAHDQVVHFAADHHVDRSAREAEVLVRTDVLGTQNLVEAALRHGPKRFVHISCDEVYGSIRAGSWSETDPLRPNSPRAAAKAASDLLALAWHRTHGLDVRVARGSTTYGPRQFPDRLVPLFICRLLEGRPVLQHGGGHDIRDWLHVDDHVRGIELVRTLGRPGEVYNIGAGDERSVRELTGLLLRACGADWGSVGFRTETERTVHDRRRSVDFTKIRNELGFAPRGELVTGLMETADWYRAHRSWWEPRLRRAERCEGRERTPLRP; translated from the coding sequence ATGACGACCACCCGCATCCTCGTCACCGGCGGAGCAGGCTTCATCGGCTCGCACTACGTCCGCACGCTGTGCGGTGCGCACGGCCCGCCGGACGTCGCGGTGACCGTGCTCGACCAGCTCACCCACGCCGGCGACCCGGCCGACCTCGACGACATCCCCGACGGGGACCGCCTCGCCTTCGTCCCGGGCGACATCTGCGACCGCGACCTCGTCGACGGACTGCTCGCGGCCCACGACCAGGTCGTGCACTTCGCCGCCGACCACCACGTCGACCGGTCCGCCCGGGAGGCCGAGGTCCTCGTGCGCACCGACGTGCTCGGCACCCAGAACCTGGTGGAGGCGGCCCTGCGGCACGGGCCGAAGAGGTTCGTCCACATCTCCTGCGACGAGGTGTACGGCTCGATCCGCGCCGGTTCGTGGTCGGAGACCGATCCGCTGCGGCCCAACTCGCCCCGCGCCGCCGCCAAGGCCGCCTCGGACCTGCTGGCACTGGCCTGGCACCGCACCCACGGCCTCGACGTCCGCGTCGCCCGGGGCTCGACCACCTACGGTCCCCGGCAGTTCCCCGACCGGCTCGTCCCCCTGTTCATCTGCCGGCTGCTGGAGGGGCGACCGGTCCTCCAGCACGGCGGCGGGCACGACATCCGTGACTGGCTCCACGTCGACGACCACGTCCGGGGCATCGAACTGGTCCGCACCCTCGGCCGCCCCGGCGAGGTCTACAACATCGGGGCGGGCGACGAGCGCTCCGTCCGGGAACTGACCGGACTGCTCCTGCGCGCATGCGGCGCCGACTGGGGATCGGTCGGGTTCCGGACCGAAACCGAACGCACGGTCCACGACCGGCGCCGCTCCGTCGACTTCACCAAGATCCGCAACGAACTCGGCTTCGCCCCGCGCGGCGAGCTGGTCACCGGCCTCATGGAGACCGCCGACTGGTACCGCGCCCACCGGTCCTGGTGGGAGCCGCGACTGCGCCGGGCCGAGCGGTGCGAAGGGAGGGAGAGGACTCCTCTCCGGCCATGA
- a CDS encoding UDP-glucose/GDP-mannose dehydrogenase family protein codes for MRLTVIGTGYVGAVHAACMAHIGHQVLGVDVDPDRIAALTAGRPPFYEPGLAGMLKRTVDAGRLRFSTSAAEAVRFATTHFVCVGTPQLPGSDAADLRHVEAAVERLGAHLPGGAEPVLVVGKSTVPVGTAERLAGRLGTAADVAWNPEFLREGRAVQDSMCPQRIVVGVPTARAEARLREVYAPLTAVGVPFIATDPATAELVKLASNSFLATKISFINAMAEICDGTGADVLTLAEAMGADPRIGPGFLAPGLGFGGSCLPKDIRAFAARAEELGLGESVAFLRQIDEINTRQRRRTVELAERLVGGSLPGRRVAVLGAAFKPGSDDVRDSPALAVAEAVRGRGAQVCVHDPEAADNARVAHPALRFAPDVTKTCDRADVVLHLTEWPQYRELDPVALASVVRTPAIVDARHTLDPKAWHAAGWTLCAPGRPRLG; via the coding sequence ATGCGCCTGACCGTCATCGGTACCGGATACGTGGGAGCCGTTCACGCCGCCTGCATGGCGCACATCGGTCACCAGGTCCTCGGAGTGGACGTCGACCCCGACCGGATCGCCGCCCTCACCGCGGGCAGGCCGCCGTTCTACGAGCCCGGGCTCGCCGGGATGCTCAAGCGCACCGTGGACGCCGGCCGGCTGCGCTTCAGCACCTCCGCGGCCGAGGCCGTCCGCTTCGCCACCACGCACTTCGTCTGCGTCGGCACCCCCCAGCTGCCCGGCTCCGACGCCGCCGACCTGCGGCATGTCGAAGCCGCCGTGGAACGACTGGGCGCGCACCTGCCCGGCGGCGCCGAGCCGGTGCTCGTCGTCGGCAAGTCCACCGTGCCCGTCGGGACGGCGGAGCGGCTGGCCGGCCGGCTCGGCACCGCCGCCGACGTCGCCTGGAACCCGGAGTTCCTGCGCGAGGGCCGCGCCGTCCAGGACTCGATGTGCCCGCAGCGCATCGTGGTGGGCGTCCCCACGGCGCGCGCGGAAGCGCGGCTGCGCGAGGTCTACGCGCCCTTGACGGCCGTCGGCGTGCCCTTCATCGCCACCGACCCCGCCACGGCCGAACTGGTCAAACTCGCCTCGAACTCCTTCCTCGCCACCAAGATCTCCTTCATCAACGCCATGGCGGAGATCTGCGACGGCACCGGCGCCGACGTCCTGACCCTGGCGGAGGCGATGGGCGCCGACCCCCGTATCGGCCCGGGCTTCCTGGCCCCCGGCCTCGGCTTCGGCGGCAGCTGCCTTCCCAAGGACATCCGGGCCTTCGCCGCCCGCGCCGAGGAACTGGGGCTGGGGGAGTCGGTGGCCTTCCTCCGCCAGATCGACGAGATCAACACACGGCAGCGGCGCCGGACGGTCGAGCTCGCCGAGCGGCTCGTCGGCGGGTCGCTCCCGGGCCGTCGGGTCGCCGTCCTCGGGGCGGCGTTCAAACCCGGCAGCGACGACGTCCGGGACTCGCCCGCACTCGCCGTCGCCGAGGCCGTACGCGGCCGGGGCGCCCAGGTGTGCGTCCACGACCCCGAGGCCGCCGACAACGCCCGTGTCGCCCACCCGGCCCTGCGGTTCGCACCGGACGTCACCAAGACCTGCGACCGGGCCGACGTGGTGCTGCACCTCACCGAGTGGCCCCAGTACCGGGAACTCGACCCGGTCGCCCTGGCCTCGGTGGTGCGCACCCCGGCGATCGTCGACGCCCGCCACACCCTCGACCCGAAGGCCTGGCACGCGGCCGGCTGGACCCTGTGCGCCCCGGGCCGGCCCCGGCTGGGCTGA
- a CDS encoding NAD-dependent epimerase/dehydratase family protein, whose product MRAVVTGAAGFIGSHLCAHLLSHGDEVVGVDALTDFYDPARKRHNLARLLGREGFRFHRGDLLGLPLRPLFAQADAVYHLAGQPGVRGSWGPGFAVYLERNVLVTQRVLEAARDAGVRHLVYASSSSVYGDAEAYPTPETVRPRPVSPYGVTKLAAEHLCETYRTAFGVPTASLRLFSVYGPGQRPDMAFARLVAAACTRRPFPLYGDGGQSRDFTYVGDVVAAMRTVSLSSWTGVANLGGGCEVTMRQVIELLGRLGAVVRVVPGPARPGDARRTAADIGLARDAFAYRPATDLRTGLAAMLRATSPEGAAPAVTGAPVPPGSTR is encoded by the coding sequence ATGCGTGCCGTGGTGACGGGCGCCGCCGGGTTCATCGGCTCGCACCTGTGCGCACACCTGCTGTCCCACGGGGACGAGGTCGTCGGGGTCGACGCCCTGACCGACTTCTACGACCCCGCGCGCAAACGGCACAACCTCGCCAGGCTGCTCGGCCGGGAGGGGTTCCGATTCCACCGCGGCGACCTGCTCGGCCTGCCCCTGCGGCCGCTGTTCGCGCAGGCCGACGCCGTCTACCACCTCGCCGGCCAGCCCGGTGTGCGCGGCTCCTGGGGGCCCGGGTTCGCCGTCTACCTGGAACGCAACGTGCTGGTCACCCAGCGGGTGCTGGAAGCGGCACGGGACGCCGGAGTGCGGCACCTGGTCTACGCGTCCAGCTCGTCCGTGTACGGCGACGCGGAGGCGTACCCGACCCCGGAGACCGTGCGCCCCCGACCGGTCTCCCCGTACGGCGTCACCAAGCTCGCCGCGGAGCATCTCTGCGAGACCTACCGCACCGCCTTCGGCGTTCCGACCGCCTCGCTGCGGCTCTTCAGTGTCTACGGCCCCGGCCAGCGCCCCGACATGGCCTTCGCCCGCCTGGTCGCGGCCGCGTGCACCCGCCGCCCCTTCCCGCTGTACGGCGACGGCGGCCAGAGCCGCGACTTCACCTACGTCGGGGACGTGGTCGCCGCGATGCGCACCGTGTCGCTCTCGTCCTGGACGGGGGTCGCCAACCTCGGCGGCGGCTGCGAGGTGACGATGCGTCAGGTGATCGAGCTGCTGGGCCGCCTGGGCGCGGTGGTGCGGGTCGTCCCGGGCCCCGCCCGCCCGGGCGACGCCCGCCGCACGGCCGCCGACATCGGCCTGGCCCGGGACGCCTTCGCCTACCGCCCGGCCACGGACCTGCGCACCGGCCTCGCGGCGATGCTGCGCGCGACGTCACCGGAAGGAGCGGCGCCGGCTGTCACGGGGGCGCCTGTGCCCCCCGGTAGTACGCGATGA
- a CDS encoding GntR family transcriptional regulator: MAKLGDTSRAANAPALDSLDFALDRGSPVPLYYQLARQLEEAIEHGVLAPGNLLGNEIDLSIRLGLSRPTVRQAIQTLVDKGLLVRRRGVGTQVVHSQVKRPLELSSLYDDLEAAGQGPATRVVRNETVPASAEVAVALSLPEGGEVTVLERLRLTHGQPVALLCNYLPTGLLHLDSDRLESTGLYRVLRTAGITLHSAHQSIGARSATAEEAARLDEQPGAAVLTMQRTAYDDTGRPVEYGTHIYRASRYAFDFQLLVRP, encoded by the coding sequence ATGGCGAAGCTCGGCGACACCTCACGTGCCGCGAACGCGCCCGCACTCGACTCCCTGGACTTCGCCCTGGACCGGGGCAGTCCGGTGCCGCTGTACTACCAGCTCGCCCGCCAGCTGGAGGAGGCGATCGAGCACGGCGTGCTCGCCCCGGGAAACCTCCTGGGCAACGAGATCGACCTCTCGATCCGTCTCGGCCTGTCCCGCCCGACGGTCCGCCAGGCCATCCAGACCCTGGTGGACAAGGGCCTGCTGGTCCGGCGGCGCGGGGTGGGCACGCAGGTGGTGCACAGCCAGGTCAAGCGCCCCCTGGAGCTCAGCAGCCTCTACGACGACCTGGAGGCGGCCGGACAGGGTCCGGCGACGCGGGTGGTGCGCAACGAGACCGTGCCGGCGTCCGCCGAGGTCGCGGTCGCGCTGTCGCTTCCGGAGGGCGGCGAGGTCACGGTGCTGGAGCGGCTGCGCCTGACCCACGGTCAACCGGTGGCCCTCCTGTGCAACTACCTGCCCACCGGCCTCCTCCACCTCGACAGCGACCGCCTGGAGTCCACCGGCCTGTACCGCGTGCTGCGCACCGCCGGCATCACCCTCCACAGCGCCCACCAGAGCATCGGCGCCCGCTCCGCCACCGCCGAGGAGGCCGCCCGCCTCGACGAACAGCCGGGCGCGGCGGTCCTGACCATGCAACGCACGGCCTACGACGACACGGGCCGCCCGGTCGAGTACGGCACGCACATCTACCGGGCGTCGCGGTACGCGTTCGACTTCCAGTTGCTGGTCAGGCCGTGA
- a CDS encoding class I SAM-dependent methyltransferase, with product MVLAELDAIRPLLVCPRCRADLEGAPGGLRCTAPDCVYREPPAFPEVAGRPVLVDFAHSVVGREAVDALAPAPDVRRGADALPAPLRRLAKPPNRVAARNIDLLLRTLPGPAPTLLVVGGATVGNGVGAVYRDPRVRVIGFDIVTSPATQFVADAHRIPLRTAAVDAVLVQAVLEHVLDPAGVVAEIHRVLKDDGLVYAETPFLQQVHAGAHDFTRYTASGHRYLFRRFEELGAGAVSGPGTQLLWSVDHLVRGLTRNALAGRATRAALCWLRALDRFVPPPYALDDASALYFLGRKRDREMTGAEIIAYYRGAQAPP from the coding sequence ATGGTGTTGGCCGAACTGGACGCGATCAGACCCCTGTTGGTGTGTCCGCGCTGCCGAGCGGACCTGGAGGGCGCACCCGGTGGGCTGCGGTGCACGGCGCCGGACTGCGTGTACCGCGAGCCCCCGGCCTTCCCCGAGGTGGCGGGACGGCCCGTGCTCGTCGACTTCGCGCACAGCGTGGTCGGCCGGGAGGCGGTCGACGCCCTCGCGCCGGCTCCGGATGTCCGCCGGGGCGCCGACGCGCTGCCCGCCCCGCTGCGGCGCCTCGCCAAGCCACCCAACCGGGTCGCCGCCCGCAACATCGACCTGTTGCTGCGCACCCTGCCGGGCCCGGCGCCGACGCTGCTCGTCGTGGGCGGGGCGACGGTCGGGAACGGGGTGGGTGCCGTCTACCGGGACCCGCGGGTGCGGGTGATCGGGTTCGACATCGTCACCAGTCCGGCGACCCAGTTCGTGGCGGACGCCCACCGGATTCCGCTGCGCACGGCCGCCGTCGACGCGGTGCTGGTGCAGGCCGTGCTGGAGCATGTGCTGGACCCCGCCGGGGTGGTCGCCGAGATCCACCGGGTCCTCAAGGACGACGGGCTGGTCTACGCGGAGACACCCTTCCTGCAGCAGGTCCACGCGGGAGCTCACGACTTCACGCGCTACACCGCGAGCGGCCATCGCTACCTGTTCCGGCGGTTCGAGGAGCTCGGCGCCGGCGCCGTCTCCGGTCCCGGTACGCAGCTGCTGTGGAGCGTCGACCACCTGGTGCGGGGCCTGACCCGCAACGCTCTCGCGGGTCGCGCGACACGGGCGGCCCTGTGCTGGCTGCGCGCCCTCGATCGGTTCGTACCGCCGCCGTACGCGCTGGACGACGCGTCGGCACTGTACTTCCTGGGGCGCAAACGGGACCGGGAGATGACGGGGGCGGAGATCATCGCGTACTACCGGGGGGCACAGGCGCCCCCGTGA
- a CDS encoding glycoside hydrolase family 15 protein, with protein sequence MSTRIEDYALLGDLETAAMVARDGSVDWLCLPRFDSPACFAALLGTEDNGFWRLAPTTGGRCARRAYRPGTLVLDSLWETPAGTVRVTDFMPPRTRYPSLVRVVEGVSGTVTMRSELRPRFHQGRVVPWVRDAGARTVAVAGPDAVWLGADGPVRVIRSTSTVDWEITVAAGQRLSLTLAWTPSHLPDPPAPLSLPVETVLKEAVDHWRGWAAQCRYEGPWRDAVVRSLITLKALTYAPTGGVVAAPTTSLPGRIGGERNWDHRFCWLRDSTLTLSCLLRSGYRAEATAWLDWLVRAVAGDPADLQTVYGVRGQRLLPETEAPWLLGYEGSRPVRFGSSATGQFQLDVYGEVLDTLWLSLRAGIPMPGHVWSLVEALMSFLIRHWREPDQGLWQVRGPRRQFVHSKVMVWVAADRALRMGELLGRNESALAWRTVRDEVHQQVCREGWDASRRSFVQSYGSSTLDASALLIPRLGFLPDGDERVRDTVRAVRALAHGGFLRRYATNGPGVDDVDGMPGSEGAFLACSLWYAHALARTGRPRQAREVFERVLAVRNDVGLLSEQWDPVTGRQLGNTPQAFSHVALVETAFALSGPPGHGLTSNWKSNAYRDAR encoded by the coding sequence ATGAGCACGCGCATCGAGGACTACGCCCTCCTCGGCGACCTGGAGACCGCCGCCATGGTCGCAAGGGACGGCTCCGTCGACTGGCTGTGCCTGCCCCGCTTCGACTCCCCGGCCTGTTTCGCCGCCCTCCTGGGCACCGAGGACAACGGCTTCTGGCGGCTCGCCCCCACCACCGGCGGCCGCTGCGCGCGGCGCGCCTACCGACCCGGCACGCTGGTGCTGGACTCCCTGTGGGAGACGCCGGCGGGGACGGTACGCGTCACCGACTTCATGCCGCCCCGGACCCGGTACCCCAGCCTCGTGCGCGTGGTCGAAGGGGTGTCGGGGACCGTGACCATGCGCAGCGAACTGCGGCCCCGATTCCACCAGGGCCGCGTCGTCCCGTGGGTCAGGGACGCCGGCGCCCGCACCGTGGCGGTCGCCGGGCCCGACGCCGTCTGGCTCGGCGCGGACGGTCCGGTGCGGGTGATCAGGAGCACCAGCACCGTCGACTGGGAGATCACCGTCGCGGCCGGACAACGGCTCTCGCTCACCCTGGCGTGGACACCCTCGCATCTGCCGGACCCGCCGGCGCCCTTGTCCCTGCCCGTCGAGACGGTGCTCAAGGAGGCCGTCGACCACTGGCGGGGCTGGGCCGCCCAGTGCCGCTACGAAGGGCCGTGGCGGGACGCCGTCGTCCGGTCCCTGATCACCCTCAAGGCGCTCACCTACGCGCCCACCGGCGGTGTCGTCGCCGCGCCCACCACCTCGCTGCCCGGCCGTATCGGCGGCGAACGCAACTGGGACCACCGGTTCTGCTGGCTGCGGGACTCCACCCTCACGCTCTCCTGCCTGCTGCGCAGCGGCTACCGGGCCGAGGCCACGGCCTGGCTGGACTGGCTCGTGCGGGCCGTCGCCGGTGACCCGGCCGACCTGCAGACGGTGTACGGCGTGCGAGGGCAGCGCCTGCTGCCGGAGACCGAGGCACCCTGGCTGCTCGGCTACGAGGGGTCCCGGCCCGTGCGGTTCGGGAGCTCGGCGACGGGCCAGTTCCAGCTCGACGTGTACGGCGAGGTCCTGGACACCCTCTGGCTGTCGCTGCGGGCCGGCATCCCCATGCCTGGTCATGTCTGGTCGCTCGTCGAGGCGTTGATGAGCTTCCTGATCCGGCACTGGCGCGAACCCGATCAGGGCCTCTGGCAGGTGCGGGGACCGCGCCGGCAGTTCGTGCACTCCAAGGTGATGGTCTGGGTGGCCGCCGACCGCGCCCTGCGGATGGGGGAGCTCCTGGGCCGCAACGAGTCCGCGCTCGCGTGGCGGACCGTGCGCGACGAGGTGCACCAACAGGTGTGCCGGGAGGGCTGGGACGCTTCCCGGCGGTCCTTCGTGCAGTCCTACGGCTCGTCCACCCTGGACGCCTCCGCCCTGCTGATACCCCGGCTCGGCTTCCTGCCGGACGGCGACGAACGGGTCCGCGACACCGTCCGAGCCGTGCGAGCGCTGGCCCACGGCGGGTTCCTGCGCCGCTACGCCACGAACGGCCCCGGCGTCGACGACGTGGACGGAATGCCCGGCTCGGAGGGCGCCTTCCTGGCCTGCTCCCTGTGGTACGCCCACGCCCTTGCCCGGACCGGACGCCCCCGGCAGGCACGCGAGGTCTTCGAGCGGGTCCTGGCCGTCCGCAACGACGTCGGGCTCCTCTCGGAGCAGTGGGACCCGGTCACCGGCCGCCAACTCGGCAACACGCCCCAGGCATTCAGCCATGTCGCCCTGGTCGAGACGGCGTTCGCGCTGTCAGGCCCTCCCGGTCACGGCCTGACCAGCAACTGGAAGTCGAACGCGTACCGCGACGCCCGGTAG